In Gimesia benthica, a single window of DNA contains:
- the leuS gene encoding leucine--tRNA ligase, translating to MPRYDAKRIETKWQAYWDQHETFKTGDFVEGKDKLYVLDMFPYPSGDGLHVGHPEGYTATDIVCRHARMQGKQVLHPMGWDAFGLPAEQHAIKTGTPPRITTQKNIDTFRRQLKMLGFSYDWSREFSTTDPDYFRWTQWIFLQLFDSWFDNECKWTGPDGKERTGRARPISELPIPEKVQAAGAEAVRRYQDRQRLAYQHEAPVNWCPKLGTVLANEEIIDGKSERGGHPVERVPLRQWMLRITKYGDRLVDGLEGLDWSDSIKSLQTNWIGRSEGAEVDFFIGSGEDSDDLDAAFSAWKTRRSGEGFPEDQEADVLRVYTTRPDTLYGATYMVLAPEHPFVDRLTSDEQKAAVDTYRKQAALKSDLDRTDLAKEKTGVFTGSYAVNPVNGARVPVWIADYVLSSYGTGAIMAVPAHDLRDWEFAVEFDLPIIAVVEPPADYTPSKDEQALEAEIDGQKRTPFSGFGTAINSGDFDGTPTADFKKQITADLVSQGVGKGAVNYRLRDWLFSRQHFWGEPFPIWHELDAEGNITGLMRAEAEDNLPVELPELKEFKPTGTPEPPLSVAPEEWLYKTDADGTRLMREVNSMPQWAGSCWYYLRYADPKNGERFIDPEIEKQWLPVDLYIGGGEHAVLHLLYARFWHQVLFDRGYVTCPEPFQKLVNQGMILGDVELTGFQKADGSWISAKDVEESDESDTKWAIKNSGEPATPIKLESEQVEKAGEDFVLVGEPEIFVNSRAHKMSKSRGNVVNPDFVVDEYGADSLRMYEMFMGPLEATKPWSMSGVDGVCRFLGRVWRLIIDERAEELQLNESVTDADPSEEQLRILHKTIKAVSADIEKLSFNTAISRMMEFVNAMGQQKTRSRSVLSDFLLLLSPFAPHIAEELWSILGHTESLAYADWPQYDEALLQESVVEVPVQVNGKLRSKISVAADADQAAMQQAAEQDETIAKYLEGKTIVKAVVIPGRLINFVVK from the coding sequence ATGCCTCGCTATGACGCCAAGCGGATTGAAACCAAATGGCAAGCCTATTGGGACCAGCACGAAACCTTCAAAACGGGAGACTTTGTTGAAGGGAAAGACAAGCTGTATGTTCTCGATATGTTTCCCTATCCGTCGGGCGATGGTCTGCACGTGGGGCATCCGGAAGGTTACACCGCCACCGATATTGTCTGTCGTCATGCCCGCATGCAGGGGAAGCAGGTCTTGCACCCGATGGGCTGGGACGCCTTCGGCTTGCCCGCGGAACAGCACGCGATCAAAACCGGTACCCCGCCGCGGATTACGACGCAGAAAAACATTGATACGTTCCGCCGCCAGTTGAAGATGCTCGGCTTCAGTTACGACTGGAGTCGTGAATTCTCCACGACCGATCCCGATTACTTCCGCTGGACGCAGTGGATCTTCCTCCAGTTGTTCGATTCCTGGTTCGACAATGAATGCAAGTGGACCGGGCCGGACGGGAAAGAACGCACGGGGCGGGCTCGCCCGATCAGCGAATTGCCGATTCCTGAAAAAGTGCAGGCCGCGGGAGCAGAAGCGGTCCGCCGCTACCAGGATCGTCAGCGTCTCGCTTACCAGCATGAAGCGCCGGTCAACTGGTGCCCGAAGTTGGGAACCGTATTGGCGAATGAAGAGATCATCGACGGCAAGAGTGAACGGGGCGGCCATCCGGTCGAGCGGGTTCCCTTGCGGCAGTGGATGTTGCGGATCACCAAATACGGCGATCGTCTCGTGGACGGCCTCGAAGGTCTCGACTGGTCCGATTCGATCAAGTCGCTTCAGACCAACTGGATTGGCCGCAGTGAAGGGGCCGAGGTCGATTTCTTTATCGGCTCGGGAGAAGACAGCGACGATCTCGATGCCGCGTTCTCTGCCTGGAAGACCCGACGCAGTGGCGAGGGATTCCCGGAAGATCAGGAAGCCGACGTGTTGCGGGTTTACACGACCCGACCGGACACGTTGTACGGAGCCACCTACATGGTGTTGGCGCCCGAGCATCCGTTCGTGGATCGTTTGACCTCCGACGAACAGAAAGCAGCTGTCGACACTTATCGCAAACAGGCGGCCCTCAAGAGCGATCTCGACCGAACCGATCTCGCCAAGGAGAAGACGGGCGTCTTTACCGGCAGCTACGCAGTCAACCCGGTCAACGGGGCGCGGGTGCCGGTCTGGATTGCGGACTACGTCTTGAGCAGTTACGGCACCGGTGCCATCATGGCGGTTCCCGCGCACGACTTGCGCGACTGGGAATTCGCGGTGGAATTCGATTTGCCGATCATCGCCGTTGTCGAACCGCCCGCGGACTACACACCGTCCAAAGACGAACAGGCGCTCGAAGCCGAGATTGACGGTCAGAAACGTACCCCGTTTTCCGGGTTCGGAACCGCGATTAACTCAGGTGACTTTGACGGCACGCCGACGGCTGACTTCAAGAAACAGATTACCGCGGACCTCGTCAGTCAGGGCGTGGGGAAAGGGGCCGTCAATTACCGGTTGCGGGACTGGCTCTTCAGTCGTCAGCACTTCTGGGGCGAGCCGTTCCCGATCTGGCATGAACTCGACGCGGAAGGCAACATCACCGGTTTGATGCGGGCCGAGGCAGAAGATAATTTGCCCGTTGAACTTCCCGAGTTGAAGGAATTCAAGCCGACAGGAACTCCGGAACCGCCGTTGTCTGTCGCCCCTGAAGAGTGGTTGTACAAAACCGACGCGGACGGCACCCGTTTGATGCGGGAGGTCAACAGCATGCCGCAATGGGCGGGATCCTGCTGGTACTACTTGCGGTATGCCGATCCGAAAAACGGGGAGCGGTTTATCGATCCCGAGATTGAAAAACAGTGGTTGCCCGTTGACCTCTATATCGGCGGTGGTGAGCACGCGGTGTTGCACCTGCTCTATGCCCGCTTCTGGCATCAGGTGTTGTTCGACCGCGGTTATGTGACCTGCCCCGAACCGTTCCAGAAGCTTGTGAACCAGGGGATGATTCTCGGCGACGTCGAGTTGACCGGCTTCCAGAAAGCCGACGGCTCCTGGATCTCCGCGAAAGACGTGGAAGAATCGGATGAGTCCGACACAAAATGGGCCATTAAGAACTCAGGTGAACCAGCCACGCCGATCAAACTCGAATCGGAGCAGGTAGAAAAAGCGGGCGAAGATTTCGTGCTCGTGGGTGAACCGGAGATCTTCGTCAACAGCCGCGCGCATAAGATGTCGAAGTCGCGGGGCAACGTGGTCAATCCCGACTTTGTGGTGGACGAGTACGGTGCCGACTCCTTGCGGATGTACGAAATGTTTATGGGACCGCTCGAAGCAACCAAGCCCTGGAGCATGAGTGGCGTGGACGGCGTCTGTCGTTTCCTCGGTCGCGTCTGGCGATTGATCATCGATGAACGTGCCGAAGAGTTGCAGTTGAACGAGAGCGTGACCGACGCAGATCCTTCGGAAGAACAGTTGCGGATTCTGCACAAGACCATCAAAGCGGTGTCCGCAGATATCGAGAAGCTCTCGTTCAATACGGCCATCAGCCGCATGATGGAATTCGTAAATGCGATGGGGCAGCAGAAGACGCGTTCGCGTTCGGTGCTTTCTGATTTCCTCCTGTTGCTCTCCCCGTTCGCACCGCACATCGCCGAGGAACTCTGGAGCATCCTCGGTCATACCGAGTCGCTGGCTTACGCCGACTGGCCGCAGTATGACGAAGCGTTGCTGCAGGAATCGGTGGTCGAAGTGCCGGTGCAGGTGAATGGAAAATTGCGTTCCAAGATCTCAGTAGCCGCCGATGCGGACCAGGCAGCGATGCAGCAGGCCGCGGAGCAGGACGAGACCATCGCCAAATACCTGGAAGGCAAGACGATTGTCAAAGCGGTCGTCATTCCCGGCCGGTTGATCAACTTCGTTGTGAAGTAA
- a CDS encoding sugar phosphate isomerase/epimerase family protein: MAVPSETQFNQETSRREFLKSASLAGFGALAAGSLFTDTVLSAGVQKKTAPEHLKLSLAAYSFNRDLQKYWPTPRKRKTPATMDIMDFVRYCGELKLDGCELTSYYFPNPVSEDYLKETKDLVGSLGLEVSGTAIGNDFCLPKGDARDAQLEMTRKWIDYAAILGAPVIRIFAGRVPKGGNEAEAIKMCQEGINESLKYAEQKGVSLALENHGGITSTPEQMMRIIDGINKSPNFGVNFDSGNFRTEHPYADLEKIAPLAINAQIKVEMGARGEEKPADIPRIVKILKDANYKNFIVLEYEADEPPKEAIPGYIKQLRKLI; encoded by the coding sequence ATGGCAGTTCCTTCAGAGACCCAATTCAACCAGGAAACCAGCAGACGCGAATTTCTGAAATCAGCCTCACTGGCCGGTTTCGGTGCCCTCGCAGCAGGTTCTTTGTTCACAGACACCGTTTTGTCCGCCGGTGTTCAGAAAAAAACGGCCCCCGAACATCTGAAACTGAGTCTGGCCGCCTATTCTTTCAATCGGGATCTGCAGAAATACTGGCCCACGCCCCGCAAACGCAAAACTCCCGCCACCATGGATATCATGGATTTCGTTCGCTACTGCGGCGAGCTGAAACTGGATGGCTGCGAGCTGACCAGCTACTACTTCCCCAACCCGGTCAGTGAAGACTACCTGAAAGAGACCAAGGATCTCGTCGGCTCTCTGGGTCTGGAAGTCTCCGGCACCGCCATCGGCAACGACTTCTGTCTGCCCAAAGGCGATGCCCGCGACGCACAGCTGGAAATGACCCGCAAGTGGATCGACTACGCCGCCATCCTGGGTGCGCCCGTCATCCGGATTTTCGCCGGCCGGGTTCCCAAGGGAGGCAACGAAGCAGAAGCCATCAAGATGTGCCAGGAAGGGATTAACGAATCACTGAAGTACGCGGAACAGAAAGGTGTCAGCCTCGCGCTGGAAAATCATGGCGGCATTACTTCCACCCCGGAACAGATGATGCGGATTATCGATGGCATCAACAAATCACCCAACTTTGGCGTGAACTTCGACAGCGGTAACTTCCGCACCGAACATCCCTACGCAGACCTGGAAAAGATCGCCCCCCTGGCGATCAATGCCCAGATCAAAGTCGAGATGGGTGCCCGCGGAGAAGAAAAACCGGCCGACATTCCCCGGATCGTAAAAATTCTCAAGGACGCAAACTACAAGAACTTCATCGTCCTGGAGTATGAAGCCGATGAACCACCCAAAGAAGCAATTCCCGGCTACATCAAACAGCTGCGCAAGCTGATTTGA
- a CDS encoding DUF5658 family protein, producing the protein MDETDPPNEKKTGRSFLGNQLPLERETCIFILVNALDVFMTYLLLVTGSFRESNQLANYFIAHWGIRGMVYFKFSLVAVVTVIAQIVARKKMETGRKLLNFGSLIVAGVVIYSFVLLMRSGYLFK; encoded by the coding sequence ATGGATGAAACCGATCCGCCCAATGAAAAAAAGACAGGCCGCTCGTTCCTGGGGAATCAACTTCCTCTCGAACGGGAGACCTGCATCTTTATCCTGGTCAACGCACTGGATGTGTTTATGACCTACCTGCTGCTGGTCACCGGAAGTTTCCGCGAGTCCAACCAGCTGGCCAACTACTTCATCGCCCACTGGGGCATCCGGGGGATGGTCTACTTCAAGTTCTCCCTGGTGGCGGTGGTGACAGTGATTGCCCAGATCGTGGCCCGCAAAAAAATGGAGACCGGCCGCAAGCTGTTGAACTTCGGCTCATTGATCGTCGCAGGCGTCGTCATCTACAGCTTCGTACTGCTGATGCGCTCGGGTTACCTGTTTAAATAA
- a CDS encoding 16S rRNA (uracil(1498)-N(3))-methyltransferase: MTHRFFYEGSLDDALLQLDGSEAHHLLHVLRMKVGDEVLLFNGTGIEAEGQIEKTGRKTVDIKVVRRHESEAETQVPLILATAVPKGDRFRWLVEKAAELGVTRLVPLTTERSSVDPGENRLKKLQQTIVSAAKQSGQIRLMELAPLQPLSDFLKEIDPAEQQLLIADPQGAAWTELNLAGSEASAAGVVILIGPEGGFSAEEVQAAEDAGAQAVQINAGILRIETAALLMAGLVRLP, encoded by the coding sequence ATGACGCATCGTTTTTTTTATGAAGGTTCTTTGGACGACGCGCTCCTCCAACTGGACGGGAGCGAGGCCCATCATCTGCTGCACGTGTTACGGATGAAGGTGGGGGATGAGGTTCTGCTGTTTAACGGCACCGGCATCGAAGCCGAGGGGCAGATTGAGAAAACAGGTCGGAAAACGGTCGATATCAAGGTTGTGCGTCGTCACGAAAGCGAGGCTGAGACACAGGTTCCCCTGATTCTGGCGACCGCGGTTCCCAAGGGAGATCGCTTTCGCTGGCTGGTCGAAAAAGCAGCCGAGCTGGGCGTCACCAGGCTCGTGCCCCTGACCACGGAACGGAGCAGCGTCGATCCGGGTGAGAACCGATTGAAAAAATTACAACAGACGATAGTGTCCGCCGCGAAACAGTCGGGGCAGATTCGACTGATGGAGCTGGCCCCGTTACAGCCGTTGAGCGACTTCCTCAAGGAGATCGACCCGGCAGAGCAGCAACTGCTGATCGCCGATCCACAGGGAGCCGCGTGGACGGAACTGAATCTGGCCGGATCGGAGGCGTCCGCAGCCGGTGTTGTGATTCTGATCGGACCCGAAGGGGGCTTTTCTGCTGAGGAAGTTCAGGCAGCTGAAGATGCGGGGGCGCAGGCGGTTCAAATCAACGCGGGAATCCTGCGGATCGAGACGGCGGCCCTCCTGATGGCGGGCCTGGTTCGCTTGCCTTAG
- a CDS encoding ExeA family protein, whose protein sequence is MYYDFWNLSQAPFSQQQDLALFFESELHEEALARLLFVAEEQKKCSLFSGPSGTGKSLTLKACQQILTRSSCQCEYLDLLGLGEEEFLWQLCAQLRLGPAHETPLPQLWRQLTDCLTGMQLTQGRLLLLLDHVDLSRLEALHAVERLLHTGNQQFPSLSLVLTMDEASSPQAERAAQISDLSIELTALDSEMTENYIQHRLSLSGCADSVFTTDAIKEIHRSTHGFPTRINQICDLALLAGYEQNLNEIDAEVIRRAQREINGAPAHVNRISEAIQGV, encoded by the coding sequence ATGTACTACGACTTCTGGAATTTGTCACAAGCACCCTTTTCTCAACAACAGGATCTGGCGCTGTTCTTTGAAAGTGAACTCCATGAAGAGGCCCTGGCCCGTCTGCTGTTCGTGGCAGAGGAACAGAAAAAATGCAGTCTGTTTAGCGGCCCTTCCGGCACCGGAAAGTCACTCACGTTAAAAGCCTGCCAGCAGATTCTGACCCGCAGTTCCTGTCAGTGCGAATACCTGGACCTGCTGGGACTCGGAGAAGAAGAGTTTCTCTGGCAGCTCTGTGCTCAACTGCGTCTCGGCCCCGCCCATGAGACCCCACTGCCACAGCTCTGGAGACAGCTCACCGACTGTCTGACCGGCATGCAACTCACCCAGGGTCGACTCCTGCTGCTGCTGGATCACGTTGATCTGAGCCGCCTGGAAGCACTGCACGCCGTCGAGCGTCTGTTGCACACCGGCAATCAGCAGTTCCCCAGTCTCTCTCTGGTGCTGACGATGGACGAAGCCAGCTCGCCCCAGGCCGAGCGTGCCGCACAGATTTCCGATCTGTCGATCGAACTGACGGCATTGGATTCGGAAATGACCGAAAATTATATTCAGCATCGCCTGAGCCTCTCCGGTTGTGCCGACTCGGTCTTCACCACAGATGCGATTAAAGAAATTCACCGGTCCACACACGGATTCCCGACCCGGATCAATCAAATCTGCGATCTGGCACTGCTCGCCGGATATGAACAGAATCTGAACGAAATCGACGCCGAAGTGATCCGCAGGGCACAACGTGAAATTAATGGTGCACCTGCACACGTCAACCGCATTTCCGAAGCCATCCAGGGTGTATAG
- a CDS encoding HAD family hydrolase, which translates to MHICLFDIDGTLIDSGGAGQHSILHMLEDEFQVAAPIEGIPTAGRTDHSIMVDLFEYFKIENTSANRKRFEAGYLRLLASNLKTHQGRVLPGIRDILDTLAEHEHVDLGLLTGNFEQGAHQKLTHYDLHHFFEFGAYGDHHADRNDVAHEAIRQIQLRHAPELLTQATIWVIGDTPSDITCARAIGAQVIAVATGVYPLEELEKCKPDYLFAHFEEIQPVLSLFAPPPVTF; encoded by the coding sequence ATGCACATCTGCCTGTTTGACATTGATGGTACGCTCATTGACTCCGGCGGCGCCGGTCAGCATTCAATTCTGCACATGCTGGAAGACGAATTCCAGGTAGCCGCCCCCATCGAGGGTATCCCGACGGCCGGCCGCACCGATCACTCGATCATGGTCGATCTGTTTGAATACTTTAAGATCGAAAACACCAGCGCCAACCGCAAGCGTTTCGAAGCCGGTTATCTCAGGCTGCTCGCGTCCAATCTGAAGACCCACCAGGGACGCGTGCTGCCGGGCATCCGTGACATTCTGGATACCCTGGCCGAACACGAGCATGTCGACCTGGGTCTCTTGACCGGAAATTTTGAGCAGGGCGCGCATCAGAAACTGACACATTACGATCTACACCACTTTTTCGAATTTGGTGCTTACGGAGATCATCATGCTGATCGCAACGATGTCGCCCATGAAGCGATTCGGCAGATTCAACTGCGCCACGCTCCCGAACTGCTGACGCAGGCGACCATCTGGGTCATCGGCGATACCCCCAGTGACATCACCTGTGCCCGGGCCATCGGCGCCCAGGTCATTGCGGTCGCCACCGGCGTCTATCCCCTGGAAGAACTGGAAAAGTGCAAACCCGACTACCTGTTCGCACACTTCGAAGAGATCCAGCCGGTCCTCTCGCTGTTCGCGCCTCCTCCGGTAACGTTTTAG
- a CDS encoding SOS response-associated peptidase: MCARFFLFSPDEEIKRLFQMVSFPRVSPRYNIAPSQPVLAITNAGAELEVRHFQWGFIPAWSKDPQPGQAMINARSETAASKPSFKNAFRYRRCLIPANGFYEWKSAGNRSKQAMCVRLGEEPLFAMAGLWEQWSSLDGSELETCSVLTTAANSLLEGIHPRMPVILRPEQYRKWLSADTTPIPQLETLLQTYPADEMQAYPVSSFVNRVANDSPECIEPIREQKTLF; the protein is encoded by the coding sequence ATGTGTGCCCGTTTTTTCCTGTTTTCGCCTGACGAAGAAATCAAGCGGCTGTTTCAGATGGTGTCATTTCCGCGGGTTTCCCCGCGTTACAACATCGCTCCTTCCCAGCCCGTGCTGGCGATTACGAATGCTGGTGCGGAGCTCGAGGTCCGGCATTTTCAATGGGGTTTTATTCCCGCGTGGTCCAAAGATCCGCAGCCGGGACAGGCGATGATCAACGCCCGTTCGGAAACCGCAGCTTCAAAACCTTCGTTTAAAAACGCATTCCGTTATCGTCGCTGCCTGATTCCTGCAAATGGGTTTTATGAATGGAAGAGTGCCGGCAATCGTTCGAAGCAGGCGATGTGTGTGCGTCTGGGTGAGGAACCCCTGTTCGCGATGGCGGGATTGTGGGAACAGTGGAGCAGTCTGGACGGCAGCGAACTGGAAACCTGCAGTGTGTTGACGACCGCTGCCAATTCATTGCTGGAAGGCATTCATCCGCGGATGCCGGTGATCCTGAGACCGGAACAGTACCGCAAATGGCTGAGTGCCGACACCACGCCGATTCCGCAGCTGGAAACTCTGCTGCAGACCTATCCTGCAGACGAGATGCAGGCTTACCCGGTCAGTTCCTTCGTGAATCGAGTGGCCAACGATTCCCCCGAATGCATCGAACCGATCCGCGAACAGAAAACGCTGTTCTAA
- a CDS encoding aldo/keto reductase: MSQLRTIGKTDIQITPIAMGCWPISGVTSVDVTEEASLATLQAAFDAGINFFDTAYCYGYDGESEKLIAKALGEKRDEIVIASKGGIHWKDRKQVRDASPARIIQECDESLQRLNTDRIDLHYLHGPDPEIPVGESAAAFNELREAGKIRSVGVSNFTLEQLQEFHAVCPISAYQPRYNMLQRDIELDRLPWCRDNEISVMAYWPLMKGLLAGKLARDHQFDPQDGRQKYPMFHGAEWEKNQDFLDELRTLSTEWEHSIAEIVIRWTIQQPGITCALCGAKRPEQIQENAEVMNFELSESQLETLDRLIAERGPIQS; the protein is encoded by the coding sequence ATGAGCCAGTTACGCACCATCGGCAAAACAGACATCCAGATCACCCCCATCGCCATGGGCTGCTGGCCCATCTCCGGGGTTACCAGCGTGGATGTCACCGAAGAGGCCAGCCTGGCTACGCTCCAGGCCGCGTTTGATGCAGGCATCAACTTCTTTGACACCGCTTACTGCTACGGATATGACGGCGAGAGTGAAAAACTGATTGCCAAAGCCCTGGGAGAGAAGCGGGATGAGATTGTCATCGCTTCCAAAGGAGGCATTCACTGGAAAGACCGGAAACAGGTCCGCGACGCCTCCCCCGCCCGCATCATACAGGAATGCGATGAGAGTCTGCAGCGACTGAACACCGACCGCATCGATCTGCACTATCTGCACGGCCCCGATCCGGAAATCCCGGTCGGTGAATCTGCAGCCGCGTTCAACGAGTTGCGGGAAGCGGGCAAGATTCGCTCCGTCGGCGTTTCCAACTTCACGCTGGAACAGCTGCAGGAATTTCACGCGGTCTGCCCGATCTCAGCCTATCAACCCCGCTATAACATGCTGCAGCGGGACATCGAACTGGATCGCCTCCCCTGGTGCAGAGACAACGAGATTTCGGTGATGGCGTACTGGCCTTTGATGAAAGGTCTGCTGGCCGGCAAACTCGCGCGGGATCATCAGTTCGACCCGCAGGATGGCAGACAGAAATATCCCATGTTTCATGGAGCGGAATGGGAAAAGAACCAGGACTTCCTGGATGAACTCCGCACGCTTTCCACGGAATGGGAACACTCGATTGCAGAGATCGTCATCCGCTGGACAATCCAGCAGCCCGGCATCACATGTGCCTTATGTGGTGCCAAACGTCCGGAGCAGATTCAGGAAAATGCGGAGGTGATGAATTTTGAACTCTCCGAATCACAACTGGAGACCCTTGATCGCCTGATTGCAGAGCGAGGGCCAATCCAATCCTGA
- a CDS encoding response regulator transcription factor has translation MLTSTDLIRIVLVDDHLMLVDSLVSRFHRDTQIEVVGTATNADEGLSLILETEPDVVILDVELPGRGSFDIAEEITSRLKNTKMIFLTGYLSDIFIELALRVNAVGYLLKGEPIESLIHAIKKAARGEYCFSQSVQERLVYDQKRNRYSIQSQSMLTSLTSRQIEVLRHLARGKSVKEVARSMHLSEKSIDSHKYRIMHKLGIHDRVELARYSIREGLTLP, from the coding sequence ATGTTAACTTCCACTGATCTAATTCGAATTGTCCTGGTGGACGATCACTTGATGCTGGTTGATTCACTAGTCTCACGCTTTCACAGAGATACTCAGATCGAAGTCGTGGGGACAGCGACTAATGCGGATGAAGGGTTGTCACTGATTCTGGAAACAGAACCAGACGTCGTCATTCTGGATGTCGAACTGCCGGGACGTGGCTCGTTTGACATTGCTGAGGAAATCACCTCCCGACTCAAGAATACCAAAATGATTTTCCTGACAGGTTATCTGTCAGACATCTTCATTGAGCTGGCATTACGAGTGAATGCTGTCGGCTACCTGCTCAAAGGAGAACCGATTGAATCGCTGATCCATGCGATCAAGAAGGCTGCCCGTGGCGAATACTGTTTCTCTCAATCGGTCCAGGAACGTCTGGTTTACGACCAGAAAAGGAACCGCTACTCGATTCAGTCACAGAGCATGCTGACTTCATTGACCTCGCGTCAGATTGAAGTACTGCGGCATCTGGCACGCGGAAAGAGTGTGAAAGAGGTGGCCCGGTCGATGCACCTGTCGGAGAAATCGATCGACAGTCACAAGTATCGAATCATGCACAAGCTGGGCATTCACGACCGTGTCGAGTTGGCCCGCTATTCCATTCGCGAAGGATTGACACTCCCTTAG
- a CDS encoding chemotaxis protein CheX, with translation MTSSSTLSKSELTAEFVNPIISSTISVFEMMLGCTPKRTGLSLKQDVIPQHELSAVIGISGKAAGTLVLSLSESVGKGVLDRMLGITAEEINDEVCDAVCELANMIAGSAKAQLEHLEASISIPNIITGKGHTVHYPSNVSPICISFESEIGAFSIEAGFSDR, from the coding sequence ATGACATCATCTTCAACTCTCAGTAAATCTGAACTCACTGCCGAATTTGTGAACCCGATCATCAGTTCCACGATTTCCGTTTTTGAAATGATGCTGGGTTGCACCCCCAAACGGACCGGTCTGAGTTTAAAACAGGACGTGATCCCACAACACGAATTGAGTGCCGTCATCGGTATCTCCGGAAAGGCAGCCGGCACGCTGGTTTTGAGCCTGTCCGAAAGCGTTGGTAAAGGCGTGCTGGACCGCATGCTGGGAATCACGGCTGAAGAAATCAACGACGAAGTCTGTGATGCTGTATGTGAACTCGCCAACATGATTGCCGGTTCTGCGAAGGCACAACTGGAACACCTGGAAGCTTCCATCAGTATTCCGAACATCATCACCGGGAAAGGTCATACCGTCCATTACCCATCCAATGTGTCGCCGATCTGTATCTCCTTTGAATCAGAAATCGGAGCGTTCTCTATCGAAGCAGGCTTCTCTGATCGATAG
- a CDS encoding response regulator has translation MKVLLVDDSGTMRTIQKRCLSKLGIEDVTEAEDGVQALEHFINNQFDIVLSDWNMPNMDGLQLLKEIRQRNKDIPVIMITTEAERARVVTAIQAGVSDYLVKPFTPDSLKSKLERWVTSHA, from the coding sequence ATGAAAGTTTTACTCGTAGACGACTCAGGAACAATGAGAACTATCCAGAAGCGCTGTCTGTCGAAACTGGGTATTGAAGACGTTACCGAAGCAGAAGATGGGGTTCAGGCCCTGGAGCACTTTATCAACAACCAGTTCGATATCGTACTCAGCGACTGGAACATGCCCAACATGGATGGCTTACAGCTGCTGAAAGAAATCCGTCAGCGGAACAAAGACATTCCTGTCATCATGATTACCACCGAAGCTGAACGGGCACGTGTTGTGACTGCCATCCAGGCTGGTGTTTCAGATTACCTGGTGAAGCCGTTTACTCCCGACAGCCTGAAAAGCAAGCTGGAACGTTGGGTCACCTCGCACGCCTGA
- a CDS encoding GGDEF domain-containing protein, translating into MQSKAIHDPLTKTYNRSYFNEYFEKELHRCARSAQPIGIIFSDIDRFKSLNDTYGHQFGDLVLQRVAKVASESTRRSDIFCRYGGEEFVIMVNNPSENGIHELAERLRKLIENEVIEFEGKRVPVTASLGAVVGIPPRDMTGFGERLIAEADEAMYNSKENGRNQVHVRSIISQEDNELQKLVKRSRFSRWLVTKKIFDIPTISKALLKCPQQETQTKIGELAVNEKLLTSNQVTEILEAQQKNGQRFGEIAIQRQLLTREQVAYLLAIQIEPPIVLGKTLISLEMLQSAETAELVKLYLSEFKASAAPMEERRSEFANS; encoded by the coding sequence CTGCAGAGCAAAGCAATTCACGACCCGCTGACCAAAACCTACAATCGCAGCTACTTCAACGAATACTTCGAAAAAGAACTGCATCGCTGTGCCCGCTCTGCCCAGCCGATCGGAATCATTTTCTCCGACATCGACCGCTTCAAAAGTCTGAACGACACCTACGGCCACCAGTTCGGTGACCTGGTCCTGCAGCGTGTTGCCAAAGTCGCCAGTGAATCCACACGACGCTCCGACATCTTCTGCCGCTACGGCGGTGAGGAATTCGTCATCATGGTCAACAATCCCTCTGAAAACGGGATCCATGAACTCGCGGAACGTCTGCGGAAACTGATCGAAAACGAAGTGATTGAATTCGAAGGCAAACGCGTACCCGTTACCGCCAGCCTGGGTGCGGTAGTGGGTATCCCGCCTCGCGACATGACCGGCTTCGGAGAACGCCTGATCGCAGAAGCGGATGAAGCCATGTATAATTCAAAAGAGAATGGCCGCAACCAGGTTCACGTACGCTCGATCATCAGCCAGGAAGACAACGAACTGCAGAAGCTGGTCAAACGCAGCCGCTTCAGTCGCTGGCTGGTTACCAAGAAAATTTTTGATATCCCGACCATTTCCAAAGCACTCTTGAAGTGCCCTCAACAGGAAACACAGACGAAAATCGGTGAACTGGCAGTCAATGAAAAACTGCTGACCAGTAACCAGGTCACAGAGATACTCGAAGCACAGCAGAAAAATGGACAGCGATTCGGGGAAATCGCCATCCAGAGGCAACTGCTTACCCGTGAGCAGGTGGCTTATCTGCTCGCAATACAGATCGAACCGCCGATCGTTCTGGGGAAAACGCTGATCTCGCTGGAGATGCTGCAAAGTGCAGAGACAGCGGAGCTGGTAAAGCTGTATCTGTCGGAATTCAAAGCCAGTGCGGCTCCGATGGAAGAACGCCGCAGTGAATTCGCAAATTCATAA